Within Conger conger chromosome 3, fConCon1.1, whole genome shotgun sequence, the genomic segment gtttttgtaactgtgctgtgtgactgtggcTATTAGCTTAAACAgcaaataggctacagtagGAACAAGTTTTAGAAACAAGCATGTTGCAAATTGAAAGTATATGAGTAGTATTTTTGATGGCTGCTCGTAGATGTGCAATATGacaacatgcacatatatataatattaattttggagtAAGTTTGAGCTCTGTTAAAGGTGGCAAGCTTCTCCATCTTATTTAAGTATATAATTATGAGTTGCGACTGACTGCTGAGTCGGGAGCATAGCCTAGGTTCCAGCCCTAGAAACAGAGTTTGGGAGGCCTGTACCAGTGGTCGCTATACCTCTGGGTACGGGGCCTGATGAGGTAATGTGGAATGtgctccctgctgaaaaacacagctcaagctaggttttgacacAGCTCGTAGCTGGTTGCCCAGTTCAGACCGGCttttgaccagcttggccaagctggttgaccagctcatacccatctagaccagcttcatgaccagcttggccatgctggttgaccagctcatacccagctagaccagtttaccAATTCTCAAGCTAGTTAAGCTGACATCACTGGATTTTTTACCGCAGGGCTGATCAGAAACCTAACAGCATGCAGAGATCACATTCTCATAGGGCCCGCTCCTGTCCCACAAAAATCTAGAAgaaagttcattcattcattatcttaacccgcttatcctgaacagggtcgctggaatgctggagcctatcccagcatacattgggcgaaaggcaggaatacaccctggacaggtcgccagtccattgcagggcacacacacaccattcactcacaccctcatacctacgggcaatttagactctccaatcagcctaacctgcatgtctttgcgactgcgggaggaaaccggagtacccggaaggaaagccacgcaaacacagggagaacatgctaactctgcacagagaggccccggccgacggggattcgaacccaggacctccttgctgtgaggcagcagtgctacccactgcaccatccatgctgcctaGAAGGATGTTAAGGAACACAAATCTAGAAGTACAGTCCCTCACTCCCTTCAGAAAAgaaaccagcagtttctgagattagTTAACTTAATATTGGCTGCACTAAATGTTAGCCATAtgggcggcccgtagcgtagtggttaaggtaaatgactgggacaggcaaggttggtggttcaaatgccagtgtagccacaataaattccacccagccgttgggcccaaatggcaataatgtaatgtagctagCATTATGTCATAGGTCAAAGGTTATGTTTGAATGGAAACGGCGCTTCTGATTGGAGCCCCACCCACACATGGACCGTGATTCATCGTTTTATATTACtctttatattatttaatattgtttTGTAATAATATTACCTTTCTCAGCAACGCTTACAGTAACGGAAAGTCGATTGACTGGTAGAAAATTGTGCTTGCACGCTCTCAAGACAGAtgccttattttttttacacatctCCGTGTCGCAGATGAGGATAGCTAAATCCTCCATTTTGTAGCGCATGTATTCATGTTTGTAACACAAACGTAGTAACTCTGACACAAAATGTGTCGCAAGAAACACAAAAAGTATGTTGAATATTTACACAATCATTTTTGAGAGTCTACCTTGGGCAAGGTATTCAACCAGAATTACTTATCTGTATACCGTATAAATGGACAcagtgcaaaaaagaaaagcttcAACAGTGCCCGCagaatgcctgtaatgtaatgtaattcaacagcgttcccaggcagagaatGTGGATCGCAAATGTATCTATTCCACAAATTGCCACAAGAGGGCTCTgttccacttcattcaacaaTCAATCTCACTTTGATTAAGAGACGTTGACTCTCAACACATTAGCTCCAGCTTTGTGTTGCTTCTTGACAGTGTCGGTCAATTTTAGCTTAAACAGTCAGCATCCATAATGTTATTGATCTAAGTACTGGCATCTCACTAGACCCGTATCCATGTATGTTAGATGTTTTATGTGACGTCCGCTCTTAAGTGTGTTTGATGAACTACACATTAACATCTAAAATGCGAACAAATTCCTTGTTGATTCACAGCTCCACTAAAATGGAACTACGGACACTTTACAAAGGACGCGATACACTTATGTACGTTTCACAAGttttatttcaaaactttttaaaaatgtatttaaaattgaATCAAAGATTACACATCGCTTACAGGATAGAAGCATAAAACGCAACAACAATAGCATAAGTATGCTAATGACTTtatcatatatacacacacacaaaataaaagtgcTCTGCGATAAGTCAGAAATATAGCTCTGTTTTTGCAAAGGTTTCAGCCATGGATATGGAATACGGCAAAAGTTATTCAGGAAGCagttctgattggtcagtgatgATGACATCAGACGGGAGCCCAGAGGTCAGTAGAGCCGTCCTTGGGAGAAACGGTGGGAgtagaatggtaaatggtaaacggttggcatttatatagcgcctttgtccaaagcgctgtacaattgatgcttctccatacacacattcacacaccgacggcgattgcctgccatgcaaggcgccgaccggctcgtcaggagcatttgggggttaggtgtcttgctcagggacacttcgacacagcccgacGAGACTgttctcactgcctgagccatgtcgccccgtgaATCCCAGAATCTCAGTAGCCCAGAGGTCAGCAGAGTCCTCGGTGGGAGCAGAATTCCTGCAGAAAGACAGAACCGTCACCCGATTGGTTGAAATCATTAACAACGATTATGTACCAGACATGCTGTTCAACGCTAACATGGGACGCTGAGAAAAAGAACACCATTTAAAGTTCCATGTAGTCTGTGTTTTACCCGTGCTGTTTTACTGTTTATGCAGGGTGGGAAAAGcagtttataaataaaattaatgatgatgatgattattataatcatgattattgatgatgatgattattataataatgattattgataataataataataataataataataataataataataataataataaaatgtggatGTTCAGGAGCCTGCCGTCTGTGTTGCTCTCACCTGTTCTGCAGTTTCTGAACGATCTCCTGGACCTTCTTCGCTTTGGGGTCCAGGCAGTACTGCACCCCGTTCTGGAGGTGAACGCTGCGGAAACGCGGGGAAAACGTTGGGAAAACGTACAGGAAACATGGACACGTGATGTATGGTCACAAACGGGATCAGCCACAGTTACGGCAATGTGCACGAGTTTATCTTACAAAATGTCAATGCGTTATATAACATGCGACAATATACcgtaaaatgatttttttttttttgtactataGATAACAATGCTGTATGGATATTTCAATAAGCAATAtgatatttacaatatatacaatatattatattatattatatatacaatatttacaatatttacagTTAATATTGATATATACACAATGTATGTCAATAATTAGTAgaattattttgtaataacATCTGATTTGGCATCTGTAGGACACCATCTGGTCTGAGGTATATaagctaaggtacataactgggacccggaagtcTGGtgtttagtctcatcaactgtaggAACTGTAGTTggaaaaaaagcatcagctaaataatcaGCCCTCCACCGTAATGTAAAAGACCTGATAGTTTGGCTAAATAATTGCCTTCCACCGTAATGTAAAAGACCTGATGGTTTGGCTTACACAATCTCAATGTTTTTGCAGAATTTGGACGGAGGGTAGATTTGCATGTCCTGGATGGCCCAGGTCGGCCCGAGTCT encodes:
- the LOC133123187 gene encoding growth-regulated alpha protein-like codes for the protein MIARLLLVLALIASLASAAPEPSRGQCTCFRTRSRLGPTWAIQDMQIYPPSKFCKNIEIVVHLQNGVQYCLDPKAKKVQEIVQKLQNRNSAPTEDSADLWATEILGFTGRHGSGSENSLVGLCRSVPEQDT